The Raphanus sativus cultivar WK10039 chromosome 2, ASM80110v3, whole genome shotgun sequence DNA segment TTAAATGCATAGACAATCACATGTAAACAATATTGAACAATACGATTCAACATACAATCAATCTCAGGCAATCCACTGATGAGGAGCTCGAGCTCTTTATCATTAAAAATGGATACGAGCTCACGAGGTATCAACTCATTAAAGCCTTCAAGGAAGGCGTTGATTTGAGGCCGAATCGCATTGGTAAGTATATGTCCGGCCACAAGGTCGACATATTCATGTTTTGTATCTTCTGTCACCCGTATGTTTCGTCCTCCAGGTTTAAGCTCATAGTCCGTCACCTTTTTTCAGTTAAAATAAAACGAACAATTCAATACGACGGTATAATGAACAGAAAAGcaaacatttattttatcacACACCTCAGTCTTTTCGTAAAGAATGTGTTTTTCCTCATCTGCGTCCATACTAAATGTGAGATCGAGTATGTCATTCACATCATTCTGAATGAACAGAAAAAGGGTCAAAGATGCTAACTTCAATTTCTTGacctttttaataataaagaagaAGGTAAAATTAAGACTAGCTCCACAAACCTCTAACAGCCACTTCAAATTCTTGTAGTAATCAGGATCCACGGCCTCGATGTCATGATAAGTCACCTTCACACCGAGTATGTGTTTATAAAAGGAACGAGTGAAATAAACATCCAAAAGCTGCCCATCAAACAACGCCTTCGCCACCTGCAATGACATCACAAACACATCAGATAGACCCAAAAAACAAACAATTGGATCACTGCAACGACAAGATCCTGCTATTACCATGCGACCAACAAATTTGAAGTATGACAGATGCTCGGTTTGGTAAACAGAATTGGGATTAGGCTGGAAGGTGGCATCATTTCCAACGGTGGTGAAAAGCAACGCTCCTTTGTCAAATATAACTCTTGACAGTAACTGATACCATTCTCTTGTAAGACCACCAGCATCAATACCTTCCTCACCTTGAAACTGCACATTCAGACGTCCTTTCAGATCCTGTGGGGAGCGCATGCGTAACTGGTTGTATGAATCTTCCAACAAATAAGCTCGGCGGACGCTAATCCGCAATGGCCCAGAAATGTGTTGATCATGCTGGTGTCTTATCCTTGATCTGAAGTAGACTTTCTTGTTATCAAAATCAATCAGCCTTGGTGCCTTGAGCATCACTGAAAGGGACTTCTCCAGTAAACTTGGATTTTGCCTAACAAACGAATTCAACAGTCGCCTATGCTTCTCCGCAAACTTTGAAAAGGTAAAAGAGCCATCAGTTTTTTTCTGAGACTCTGCACTGGTTTTAGATGATGAACTGTGAGAAGACTCCTTTACTTCTCCCGCTGTCACATTCCCATGATCCTGCTGTAATATTGACGGAGTTTGAATTTTCTCACAGAGAACAAAGAAAGCCTCAATAAGAGGTAAGAGCCTTTGAGTTCCTGGAGAAAGAGAGGACGGAGGAGAGACCCCTAGGACATGATCACCGGAGTTTGCATTGGAAACGGTTGTTGTAGCGGCAGTATGATCCAGCTGCAACTCATTCATGCTGATGCACTGGCTAAGTTCTTGCCAAAGGGGCTCCAATGCCACGTTTAGTCTCTGCATGATGTTCTGTTCCTCTTGCTCTGTTTCCTTTTCGGTTCCCACGTTGCTATTATCAATAGGGGAAGTTAGTGAGCTAAGCACTTGTAGAACACGGAGAATTGAAGCACCTGCCATGGAACCTGTACTATGACTAATCTTCTGCGTATTGCTCAGTGTTGCTAGCTCACGCACAGTTGAGGCACTCAAACCACTTGCCAATTGTGAGAGTTCTTTTGTGAAAAACTTGCGATGGGCCACATCTATGGCAGCCAGCTTCTTTAATACCTCTCCTGCTAATGAGTAAATTTTATCCGATAACCTGTAAGGTATTAAAAAATGTGTCAATCTAAAGAATTCAGGGATATAACTGAAACCAGGGATAACAAAACACCTACGTTATGTAGACTactacataaataaatataagaagAAAGAGTGAAGTAAGGAAATCAATTAACAAACGAAAAGAGAGGTTCTTACCCTTCATATCCAAGTAGAAGGCAAAGATTGCAGAGATCTGACTCTGGCAACTGAAggaatatgttatatatatcaGTACAGTTCTTCCTACTTTCCACAGATAGCTCAGCATCACCCAGTAACTCAGGTTCTGCATCTTTTTGTGTTTCAATCGAAGCTTCTTCCCCAACCGGATTCTTCTCTGATTTCTCAGGTATTCCTGAGGACGGAGACCAACCCTCAATTCGGGATGCTGCTGTGTAGACAATTACTTGCAGTAAACCCATGACCTGAAACATACAGAACACTTATCTTGTAGATAGACAATACTGATAAAATAAGAATCACAAAAACTATCTAGAGACTGTAGCGAGAAGATTCCTACTCTGCAAATCATGCTGAACATACCAGTGCTAGATGAGATGTACTTTGCAAAAGCTGAGGCCGATTAAGCAATTTTAGGAAGACAACCAGAGGTATCTCCAGATTCTGAGTGTCTGTCGCATGAGTAGCTTTCTCCTTACCCTTGCCTTCACAGACAGTGGGTTTCTGGGACAGCAGTGACGAATCAAAGTAAAATAACATGTCAGCAACAGCCGAATGATTCGTAGCCAAATAGGTCAAAACCTCAAGCACCCGACGGAATACTAAAGGAGGAAGACCTGTGTTAGGAACAAATAAAGTCAGACTATGCTCTGGAAGCCAGCATGAATAGTAACAACGAATATCAATAGGAAGTACTACCATTCAACAGCTGGGATCGTCCATAAACAACATTTGATTGACATCCATAGAGTCGTTGCGGATTACTTATCGCCAACTCGCTCGGTGATGTATCCATCTCTGGCCTAATCATATCCAATAAAATCTGAACCAAGTTTGCTCTTGTAACACTGTGAGCACATAGATTTAATAGAAGTCTCTGCAGAAGGCCTTTCCCTAGCGGCTGatacattaaaataacatcatCGTGAGAAGCTATAAATACATAAGATAGTTCCATTAGAATAGTCAATTAGGCGTTTAGAAATAAGAACcaaaattattgatttatttctTTGCCAGAAAGGGGTAGGGAAAAAACTAGGAATGCATCTTTACCTGTGCAAGTCGTAGTAGCCTAATAAGAGATTTCAAAGCATCAGCATCCACAAGAGGTGTTCCTTCCATCTCTTTTACTCTCGAGCCATCTGCAGAAGATGAAACATTCCTCTGACCAATACTGACTCCAACACCCCTGTCCATACCCGTCAGTCTATTGTAACCCAAACCATTCCTTCGATTACTCAGCCTATGGCTACTTCCAAAAAGATTACGAGCCTGATAGTGACTCATTGCTCGGTCTCTGAGCATCCGCGCTTCCGCAAGCAAAGGTGAAGGCAAAGCTGCCAAAACTGCTTCCGAAGAAGTTAAGAGAACCTGAAAGTAGAGATACAAGTCTCTTTCACGTTACAACCAGCTCCTAATTCAAATCCAATTACAAAATTCAAATCAAGCTAGAGATACAAACCTCTTCACGCAAATCAGCAGGTAGAGTAGCAATAATTGAGGCGTTATCCATGTCAACTGGTTGTCCTTGTGACTGTTGTACCATCCTTTGGGCTCTTTGTTGAGCAAGAACTTCGGTTTGGATATCTGGGGGAAGGGCTGCCAAAAATTCAGGATCTATGTCGTCTACTGCAGGGGGTTCATAAGTTGGAGGCTGGACAGACTGAGCTTGCTGGGAAGCAAGGACTTCTGCCCGCAAATCTTCAGGGAGCGCATCCAAAAAGGTAGGATCAATGGAATTTTCTCCAGGTGCCCCACCGTCCAAGCTACCTTCAGCAACTTGTACATCATTCCTTGCATCTTGTGTAGCTTCCATGGATAAGAGCTCATTGTTGTCACGAGCCAAGAGTGAAGGTTCCACACTGTGATTTCCCTCTACATCATCACTACTCATATCTACATCCACACTTGGTTGGCAATTAGAATTAGGATCATTTACTGGAAGAGGCATCCCCGTACCAGACACGTTTTGAATACTATACGTATCAGATTGATCCTCGGCAGTGGAGACATGATTCACTGCTTCGAGGCCTGCTTGCTCATTAGGTACTCCATCACCTTCCCCAACTTCCATTCCGTCATTCTCATTTAGTGTACTGTTCAGAGGAAGAGGCTGCATAAGTTCATGCTCCGGTGGACATTCACCTGCATCTTGGACGACAGGAGAAGCTAGATTAGCTTGATCTTGCGAGATACTTCCAGCTGTTACACCAGGTGGGTTATTGACATTGTCATGGTTATTCAACAGTTCAGGCGCTTCGTTCTGTTGACCCGCGTCATTACTATCTCCCAAAACGGTTTCGCTTTCAACAGATGGATGATGCTGCTGCTCTTGGACTTCTGTGCTATTTATTTCCCTTTCGACAATAGTATCTGCTGGAGCACAAACTCGAAGGTTGGAAATAAAATGTTCTTCTATCAACTGGGCAATCGACGCAGATTGGCTACTTGGCTGAGGATGACCTATATCAGTCCAACGACTGTCACCAACCCCTCTTCTTGATGAATCCATACCCAAAACAGAATAGTCAGTCAAAGGAGGAGGTGCCAAACTACCTCCTGAACGATCACTGAAAGGATTGCCTGGTACTTGATCAAACGGTAAGACTGGTGTATCAAACATGTAAAACTGTGCTACATCATAGTTTCCCGCTTCTGATTGTCTGGGTAAACTGCCAGCACTTGCTGAAACTGAGGCTGTATTGTTAGTTTGCAAAGGTCTCGAGAAGAGCGGATGCTGAAAGCCATGTACTTCTGAAGCAGATCGATCAAAAGATCTGCCTGTTTGACGTCTACGCTCAAAACCCAAGGGTCTCCGCAGAGCAAACAGATCGTCCACATTCACTCCTTCAAACGGCTCCGCTGTAATATCATCAATAAAACCGTTTCCACCACCAGATCTCCCAAGAATTTGAAAGTGGTCTAGCCCATCAAGAGCTTCCCTCCACCGCACCTCTATTACACGATTCTCATGGAAATCATCCTCATCTTCGTCAATCATGTCATCATTATATTCATCTTGAAGGCCAGTATCTTCAGGGTCTTCCACATCAGTTCCAGCAAGAGACATAACACCAGCTCCATCTTCCACTAAATCTGCATCCTCATCATCCTCCCCTTCGTCTCCCATGTCATCATCTCCATCATCTTCGTCCCTATTTTCAACATGAAAACTCATTTCGATTTGATCACCCTCAATCTCTTCTCGCATGAAATCCATCTGAATAGGTTCAGGCAGTGTAGCCGCTGTCGCCGCCTCGCCTTCTATCCTCATCTCCTGAGGCATAACTTGGGTTCGACTCAAACCCCTTTCACCTTCGCTTTGAGAAGAAACTTGAGACAACTCTTGTCCATTCTCTGCTGCATCAGTTACTTGCTGTAGACAGCCATTGTTCTGGTTTGGCACATCGGCTTCAGCCTCAGTTGGAGTTCCAAGACTGTCATGTCTCTCATTAGAATCTGTGTTCCTTTTCCCGTCTGGTCCTTCTGATTTTAGCTGCTCGGCAGTATTTGCAGCCCTCGTCAGTGTCTCGAGAGACTTGAGAATAAGTGTGACAAGCTTTGGAGCATCAGGGTGGTCAAGATCAATCACGTGAAGAATGCTGGTCAGACATTGGATAGTTCCCCCATCTATCATGCTCTTTGCAACATCAGGTGAGCAACCACAACCAGGTAAGTTGCTGGAAGAAGAATTCTTCATTAAGATCGAATAAACCAGGTTGGCAAAAGCAAGAACTCTTTTATCAGGCAACAGAACACTTTGACTAGAACTCTTTCCCAATAAAGCAAACCCAGATAAAACTCTCAAAAGCTCACTGATTATTCTTCTACGTCCTTCACTGGAACGGCTGCACAAAACGACCAGAAACCAAGACGCTTTTTCAGACAACTTCTCCTTCCATTCTTCAGGTCCAACAAGCTTTTCGAGAGATATAGGAAGCAATCGATGAATGACATGGTAGATTAACCCTCCATTGCCAGGAGAATCATCATGCAGATTGGTTCCCCGAAGCTGAGATATCTCTGTATCCTGTCTCAGTATGACACCGGCACCATGCAAGTACATGAGAACAATATCACTCAACAACTTCAATATAAATGTTACCCTGGCCAATTcttcagatttttcagatccaAGTTCTGCCTTCTCCGGATCACCAACTTTTGATTTACCCTTTACTTTAATTGCTGGCTCATCGACCTCCATCGAGATTAAACCAGTTTCAACATCTGCATGCCTCTTCACCCCAGGAAAACTTAAGACAATGTCAATAAGCTGATCGATAACTTGAACGAAGTTAGGAGAGACTCTTCTGTGGCTTTTTGAACATTTCCCGGACCCATCATGAAGcttattttcagatattccaaGGGGTTCGTTCAAAGATAACCCATGGTCACTGCCAGAAACTTTTGGCTTTTCTTTTTCCTTCGACAGTATCACAAAGTCCCTCCCTCCTGATGACTCAAGCAGACAAGTAGAAGCCACAGCTTTCATAAACACCACAGGATCTCTTGATATTACCGGTGCCATTGTTGTCAGAAATGTCAGAGGTAATATCTTACCTATATGTCTCTTCCCACACAAGGTCTGTCGTATTTCTGATTCCATGGCAATTTGGAGTGTTTGTGGATCTTCAACCAGATGCCGTACGATAACAGACGCAAAAGTATCATACCCAGGGAAAAAGCAATTTTTGGGAAGATTAAAAAGTGAAGATAAGCCTCCATTTTCCAGAAACTGGATAGCTAAAGCATGAGATTTTGTTAGACGAGCACATAACTGAAGAGCAGCCTGCATGATCATTGCTGGAACACACTGCTTTATAAGGCCACATGCGATTAGTAGAGCTTTTCGACCCTCTTCCATGGCCAGATAGCCTGTAGATTTTCCAAAAATTGATTCCAAGGCCTCATTTGAATCCCCGTTAGCAACATCAAAAGATAACGCTTTCTTTAAAGCTGCTGAGTCTTGCTGACAACCGCTTAGCTTTAAAGATCCACGTTGATTTTCTTCCACACTTTCAGACGAGATTCTAGTCTGTGCCTGCAACATCATGCTCAAGATAAGAAGCAAAGCACTAATGCATTTTGGAGCCAGAATCTTAATTCCAGATTCACTCTTTAGCTTGAACTCTGTTAAGATATCAATTACTACAGTCACAATACCATCCTGTGCAGCAATTTCTCTGGTGTGATCATCCTCTGAGAGAACTAATGCTAGAATGTGTGGTATCATAGTCAACGCACCAGCATCCTTGGAGAAATCAAGTTGTACTAGCTTCAATTGCTGAATAAGATAAGAAATGATTTTCGGTCGATCCTCTCCTTTGTTTCGGCTACAGAGTGTTACAAACAAATCCATCAGTGGAAAAGCCATAGAATCATCACTCTGAAATAACTTCACTGATGCAGCAATAACTTCATCACTAGATGGTTTTTTTGGAACCAATTCTTCCGGCAGAACATCTACTAATTTTTCTGAACCATCAAGTTTTGGAGTTTCAGATGCATTGCCAAGAGATAGTGCCAGTGCTTGAGCCAGCTCATTATCTTCTTGCACAGGATCCTCAGGATTGGTAACCAACCACTCCATAGCCATTTCAACATTGTTTGTTCCAACTCTTCTTAACGCGTCTTCTGCTCTTGACCTTGAAAATCCCATTTCAACAATTGTACCAACAATGTTTTCATCAGGCTGTAGGGGCAAGGCTCTTTGGTTTGTACCCCGGGTAACACCACCTCGATTTTGTGTAGCATCCACAACACCCGAGTATATATGTGTAACAAGGGAGGTAACTGAAGCCACAAAACTAGGATTGCAATTGGGAAACATAGGATGGTTCCATACAGGTAATATGACATCCAGGACCTGAGACTGCAGAACTCGCACGAAAGTCTCGGGTTCCCTTGGTACAGGAAAAAGTCCGATCGACAAACCAATTGAAGCTTGCTCTTGCTGGACAAGGAGTTGCGTTTGAGAAGTGGGGGCTGGAGATAAAAGAACTGTAGAGTTAACAAAATAGTCCAGTGCTCGGCAATAGTTTTGTAGAGTATCCACCAGCCACGCACTGTGAGACCATGTGTTCCTTTCACCGGGTTTCTCATTCTCAGTTCCAGATGCAGGAATAGAAAACAGCACTGTCCAAAGCAACTGGCTTGTTGCTTCAAATGTGGTGAGAAGTTGCTTAAATGTTCCATGGACGTAAAAACTATTTACCATAGCTGTGAAGCATACCCTTCTTCGAGAATCAAATGTTAGTGAAGTCATGTCATCAACCACTTTTCCAAGGTACCGGCATTTGCATTTTACGGACAGAGAGCTGTCAAGCCCAGTAGTAACACTATACCCCACGAAGTTGAGAGCTTCAAGAAATACTTTAGCTAGGGCAGTACCAAGCGTCTTAGATGCTGAACTCAATGGTGCTCCATCAATTCTGCGACGATTAGAAGAAGTGAATCCTTTCACAAGGGCAGTGAAAAAATAACGTAGGGTACTATTCAGCCTGTCCAAAATTTCAACAACGAGAACTTCAGTGCTTTTCTTATTCAGCTCATGGGAAGATGACGTTTCTGGTAGATCAAGTGGAATCTCAGAATCAAAATTAAAAGGCTCCAGGTGTCGACGAGCTCTCCCACCCCTCATTCGGGCTACTGCATGTCGTGTACGACCATGAATACCTTCGCCAGCACGCACAACGGACATATATTCACGATCCCCACGCCAAATGGACTGAGAGCTACTGCTTCTAATGGATACAGGGTTCCTGCATCTAACTGTTGAAGCATTGCTTGagtcctcatcattctctcttTCAGTAGTACTTGATGATGCTGAAACTGAATTATCAGGTCCTCCATCAACACTTTTTGTTTCGTCATCCTGGGTATCACCACTTAAAGCCATCTGCCAAATCATTTCTTTGTATGTTATACCAAGTGCTTTCAGTACATCAGCATCAGCAGCACTTAATTCCGAGATAGCCGAAGACGTTCCTTTCAACAAAAAGTTGGAGAGAGACAACATGCTTTCTAGGCAAGAAAGGGATCTCAAAA contains these protein-coding regions:
- the LOC108839668 gene encoding E3 ubiquitin-protein ligase UPL1 isoform X2 gives rise to the protein MKMGFGVGCCAKPPEIKSFINAVTAVPLDQIHEPLSSFRWEFGKGDFHHWVDLFNHFDTYFEKHIKGRKDLHIEEDFEESGPSFPKDAVLQVLRVIRIVLENCTNKHFYSSYEQHLSLLLASTDADVVEACLQTLAAFLKRQIGKYSIRDASLNSKLFSLAQGWGGKEEGLGLTSCATENSCDQVSHQLGCTLHFEFYACNELSELPGGLQVIHVPDVSLRAESDVELLNKLVIDHNVPPSLRFALLTRLRFARAFPSLSTRQQFTCIRLYAVIVLVQASGDTENVVSFFNGEPEFVNELVTMVSYEDTVPERIRILCLLSLVALSQDRTRQPTVLIAVTSGGHRGLLSGLMQKAIDSVIRNTSKLSLAFAEALLSLVTVLVSSSSGCSAMREAGLIPTLVPLIKDTDPQHLHLVSTAVHILEAFMDYSNPAAALFRDLGGLDDTIFRLKLEVSRTEDDAKDKNCNPDSNGRYSHSLGSSLNRSDAEQLPYSESFILYHRKLLLKALLRAISLGTYAPGNTNLYGSEESLLPECLCIIFRRAKDFGGGVFSLAATVMSDLIHKDPTCFNALDSAGLTSAFLDAICDEVICSAEAITCIPQCLDALCLNSSGLQAVKDQNALRCFIKIFTSPSYLRALTGDTPGSLSSGLDELLRHQSSLRTYGVDMFIEILNSILIIGSGMDATTSVSANVAIDAATVPMEIDADEKSLAVPYEAEPSSDIASANIELFLPDCVCNVARLFETVLQNAEVCSLFVEKKGIDAVLQLFCLPLMPLSASLGQGFSVAFKKFSPQHSAGLSRTVCSYLREHLNSTNDLLLAIKGTQLLKLESAVQMKILRSLSCLESMLSLSNFLLKGTSSAISELSAADADVLKALGITYKEMIWQMALSGDTQDDETKSVDGGPDNSVSASSSTTERENDEDSSNASTVRCRNPVSIRSSSSQSIWRGDREYMSVVRAGEGIHGRTRHAVARMRGGRARRHLEPFNFDSEIPLDLPETSSSHELNKKSTEVLVVEILDRLNSTLRYFFTALVKGFTSSNRRRIDGAPLSSASKTLGTALAKVFLEALNFVGYSVTTGLDSSLSVKCKCRYLGKVVDDMTSLTFDSRRRVCFTAMVNSFYVHGTFKQLLTTFEATSQLLWTVLFSIPASGTENEKPGERNTWSHSAWLVDTLQNYCRALDYFVNSTVLLSPAPTSQTQLLVQQEQASIGLSIGLFPVPREPETFVRVLQSQVLDVILPVWNHPMFPNCNPSFVASVTSLVTHIYSGVVDATQNRGGVTRGTNQRALPLQPDENIVGTIVEMGFSRSRAEDALRRVGTNNVEMAMEWLVTNPEDPVQEDNELAQALALSLGNASETPKLDGSEKLVDVLPEELVPKKPSSDEVIAASVKLFQSDDSMAFPLMDLFVTLCSRNKGEDRPKIISYLIQQLKLVQLDFSKDAGALTMIPHILALVLSEDDHTREIAAQDGIVTVVIDILTEFKLKSESGIKILAPKCISALLLILSMMLQAQTRISSESVEENQRGSLKLSGCQQDSAALKKALSFDVANGDSNEALESIFGKSTGYLAMEEGRKALLIACGLIKQCVPAMIMQAALQLCARLTKSHALAIQFLENGGLSSLFNLPKNCFFPGYDTFASVIVRHLVEDPQTLQIAMESEIRQTLCGKRHIGKILPLTFLTTMAPVISRDPVVFMKAVASTCLLESSGGRDFVILSKEKEKPKVSGSDHGLSLNEPLGISENKLHDGSGKCSKSHRRVSPNFVQVIDQLIDIVLSFPGVKRHADVETGLISMEVDEPAIKVKGKSKVGDPEKAELGSEKSEELARVTFILKLLSDIVLMYLHGAGVILRQDTEISQLRGTNLHDDSPGNGGLIYHVIHRLLPISLEKLVGPEEWKEKLSEKASWFLVVLCSRSSEGRRRIISELLRVLSGFALLGKSSSQSVLLPDKRVLAFANLVYSILMKNSSSSNLPGCGCSPDVAKSMIDGGTIQCLTSILHVIDLDHPDAPKLVTLILKSLETLTRAANTAEQLKSEGPDGKRNTDSNERHDSLGTPTEAEADVPNQNNGCLQQVTDAAENGQELSQVSSQSEGERGLSRTQVMPQEMRIEGEAATAATLPEPIQMDFMREEIEGDQIEMSFHVENRDEDDGDDDMGDEGEDDEDADLVEDGAGVMSLAGTDVEDPEDTGLQDEYNDDMIDEDEDDFHENRVIEVRWREALDGLDHFQILGRSGGGNGFIDDITAEPFEGVNVDDLFALRRPLGFERRRQTGRSFDRSASEVHGFQHPLFSRPLQTNNTASVSASAGSLPRQSEAGNYDVAQFYMFDTPVLPFDQVPGNPFSDRSGGSLAPPPLTDYSVLGMDSSRRGVGDSRWTDIGHPQPSSQSASIAQLIEEHFISNLRVCAPADTIVEREINSTEVQEQQHHPSVESETVLGDSNDAGQQNEAPELLNNHDNVNNPPGVTAGSISQDQANLASPVVQDAGECPPEHELMQPLPLNSTLNENDGMEVGEGDGVPNEQAGLEAVNHVSTAEDQSDTYSIQNVSGTGMPLPVNDPNSNCQPSVDVDMSSDDVEGNHSVEPSLLARDNNELLSMEATQDARNDVQVAEGSLDGGAPGENSIDPTFLDALPEDLRAEVLASQQAQSVQPPTYEPPAVDDIDPEFLAALPPDIQTEVLAQQRAQRMVQQSQGQPVDMDNASIIATLPADLREEVLLTSSEAVLAALPSPLLAEARMLRDRAMSHYQARNLFGSSHRLSNRRNGLGYNRLTGMDRGVGVSIGQRNVSSSADGSRVKEMEGTPLVDADALKSLIRLLRLAQPLGKGLLQRLLLNLCAHSVTRANLVQILLDMIRPEMDTSPSELAISNPQRLYGCQSNVVYGRSQLLNGLPPLVFRRVLEVLTYLATNHSAVADMLFYFDSSLLSQKPTVCEGKGKEKATHATDTQNLEIPLVVFLKLLNRPQLLQSTSHLALVMGLLQVIVYTAASRIEGWSPSSGIPEKSEKNPVGEEASIETQKDAEPELLGDAELSVESRKNCTDIYNIFLQLPESDLCNLCLLLGYEGLSDKIYSLAGEVLKKLAAIDVAHRKFFTKELSQLASGLSASTVRELATLSNTQKISHSTGSMAGASILRVLQVLSSLTSPIDNSNVGTEKETEQEEQNIMQRLNVALEPLWQELSQCISMNELQLDHTAATTTVSNANSGDHVLGVSPPSSLSPGTQRLLPLIEAFFVLCEKIQTPSILQQDHGNVTAGEVKESSHSSSSKTSAESQKKTDGSFTFSKFAEKHRRLLNSFVRQNPSLLEKSLSVMLKAPRLIDFDNKKVYFRSRIRHQHDQHISGPLRISVRRAYLLEDSYNQLRMRSPQDLKGRLNVQFQGEEGIDAGGLTREWYQLLSRVIFDKGALLFTTVGNDATFQPNPNSVYQTEHLSYFKFVGRMVAKALFDGQLLDVYFTRSFYKHILGVKVTYHDIEAVDPDYYKNLKWLLENDVNDILDLTFSMDADEEKHILYEKTEVTDYELKPGGRNIRVTEDTKHEYVDLVAGHILTNAIRPQINAFLEGFNELIPRELVSIFNDKELELLISGLPEIDFDDLKANTEYTSYAAGSPVIHWFWEVVKAFSKEDMARFLQFVTGTSKVPLEGFKALQGISGPQRLQIHKAYGGPERLPSAHTCFNQLDLPEYPSKEQLQERLLLAIHEASEGFGFA